A stretch of the Borreliella afzelii genome encodes the following:
- a CDS encoding DUF226 domain-containing protein, translating to MYHTRLMNVLWAWRASKKMFAIFFANTLNKEKKAVYLYPLKEGDVFYGIFYGYKRIKGNRFFTDYASVCRFSKKKFKTFNKAYYLEFRFKTGSVFLYVHTISYFINGRDIRSIRKLYKKLLKLEQEVFKFYSKELQPEGIITKWVAKIKQKREEMLDQIGNLINPPSHLRVRSRFRKF from the coding sequence ATGTATCATACAAGATTGATGAATGTTTTGTGGGCTTGGAGAGCCAGCAAAAAAATGTTTGCAATTTTCTTTGCCAATACGTTGAACAAAGAGAAAAAGGCGGTTTACTTGTACCCGTTGAAAGAGGGTGATGTGTTTTACGGAATTTTTTACGGATACAAAAGAATCAAGGGAAATAGGTTTTTCACCGATTATGCGTCTGTTTGTAGATTTTCTAAAAAAAAATTCAAAACCTTCAATAAGGCTTATTACCTTGAATTTAGGTTCAAAACGGGAAGTGTATTCCTGTATGTTCATACTATATCTTATTTCATTAACGGTCGGGATATTCGGTCTATTAGAAAATTGTATAAGAAACTTTTGAAGTTAGAACAAGAAGTGTTCAAGTTTTACTCCAAAGAGTTACAGCCCGAAGGAATTATTACTAAGTGGGTTGCAAAAATTAAGCAAAAAAGGGAAGAAATGCTAGATCAAATTGGCAATCTGATCAATCCCCCATCCCATCTGCGTGTACGCAGTCGATTTCGTAAGTTTTGA